A genomic stretch from Pomacea canaliculata isolate SZHN2017 linkage group LG2, ASM307304v1, whole genome shotgun sequence includes:
- the LOC112556984 gene encoding mucolipin-3-like isoform X4 codes for MRRGLVFSRSSAVYYFCVWRSSCEKELENMASVETVSNTFRAINDGGSDRSQAQNGGNQENSWQGHSEGSLPRDYGSTSGGNEKRKCLYTPAMEDALRRRLKFFFMDPCSKFRARRHWPWKLSMQVLKIVIITVQIVIFGGQRSEVVEYFERNHVALKHLLLKGWEPSYETMPYPPATGAFAIYHKNDFFDSIDHAWQQYYNLQNISLTPLSLMRNNGTVDPMTMCWTHNNFVQFSNGSFVVGPGVVHNCTELVPVLSGGEPEYNIQKFLANNNISIEFERLLELKLEFQFGTFHLNLIETHYGPTCYRVAAKIGFTNYERSGQVIIDLDTNIGEMECSGKIMSPEAEEEELSVKKRAVAFDVVVILICLMSLLLCGRSLVRGWSLKRKTEKFFKVRFGKTLDFSDRMEFVNLWYILITVNDVVTIIGSAFKIQLEIRKFSISSENYDLCSIMLGLGGLMAWIGCLRYLGFFKKYNILILTLKTAFPNVLRFSVCALALYFGFMFCGWVILAPYHIKFRHLSTASECLFSLVNGDDMFVTFSATESDNTVVWYFSQVYLYVFVSLFIYCVLSLFIAVIMDTYETLKEYYAHGFPKSLLQCFIEECNDPINSGLYQRQHTETDGYECSLVSCFNMCCSHDPDRPNEHTGLLTRTI; via the exons AACTTGAAAACATGGCTAGTGTGGAAACTGTTTCCAACACCTTCCGTGCAATCAATGATGGGGGGTCAGATCGTTCACAGGCTCAGAATGGAGGTAACCAGGAAAACTCATggcagggtcacagtgaaggaTCACTTCCCAGAGATTATGGCAGCACCAGTGGAGGGAATGAAAAGCGCAAGTGTTTATACACCCCAGCAATGGAAGATGCTCTTAGGAGGaggctgaaattttttttcatggatCCTTGCAGCAAGTTCCGTGCACGCCGTCACTGGCCATGGAAGTTGTCAATGCAAGTGCTCAAGATTGTGATTATTACAGTACAG ATTGTGATCTTTGGTGGGCAGAGGTCAGAAGTGGTGGAATATTTTGAACGGAATCATGTTGCCCTCAAGCACTTGCTGCTTAAAGGCTGGGAACCTAGCTATGAAACCATGCCATATCCTCCAGCAACTGGGGCCTTTGCCATCTATCATAAAAATGACTTCTTTGATAGCATTGATCATGCTTGGCAACAG TACTACAACCTTCAGAACATCTCACTGACACCGTTGAGCTTGATGAGAAACAATGGAACAGTAGATCCTATGACCATGTGCTGGACTCACAACAACTTTGTCCAGTTTTCCAATGGCTCTTTTGTTGTGGGACCTGGAGTAGTTCACA actgcaCGGAGCTGGTGCCTGTTCTGAGTGGAGGGGAGCCAGAATATAATATCCAAAAATTTTTAGCTAACAACAACATATCAATTGAGTTTGAAAG GCTGCTGGAATTGAAGCTGGAATTTCAGTTTGGGACCTTTCACCTCAACTTGATAGAAACTCATTATGGACCAACATGCTATAGAGTTGCAGCTAAG ATTGGGTTCACCAACTATGAGCGCAGTGGTCAGGTTATTATAGACCTTGACACAAACATTGGGGAAATGGAGTGCTCAGGGAAGATCATGTCACCTGAAGCAGAAG AAGAGGAACTGTCGGTGAAAAAAAGAGCTGTTGCCTTTGATGTTGTTGTCATCTTGATTTGCCTTATGTCTTTGCTGTTATGTGGTCGATCCTTGGTTCGTGGTTGGAGTCTAAAACGG aaaacagaaaagttctTCAAGGTGCGCTTTGGCAAAACTCTGGACTTCTCCGATCGCATGGAGTTTGTCAATTTGTGGTACATTCTCATCACTGTTAACGATGTCGTCACAATCATTGGCTCAGCATTTAAGATCCAGCTGGAGATTAGA AAATTCAGTATTTCTTCTGAAAACTATGACTTGTGCAGCATTATGCTTGGTCTTGGTGGTCTGATGGCTTGGATTGGCTGTCTCCGTTACCTTGGCTTCTTCAAGAAGTATAAT ATCTTGATTCTGACGTTGAAAACAGCTTTCCCAAATGTTTTACGGTTCAGTGTGTGTGCACTGGCACTTTACTTTGGCTTTATGTTCTGTGGATGGGTTATTTTGGCACCATATCATATCAAG TTCCGCCATCTTAGCACTGCTTCTGAGTGCTTATTTTCTCTGGTGAATGGTGATGACATGTTTGTCACGTTCTCTGCCACTGAGAGTGATAATACAGTTGTCTGGTACTTCTCACAAGTCTACCTCTATGTCTTCGTCTCCCTCTTCATTTACTGTGTCCTGTCCCTGTTTATTGCTGTCATTATGGACACCTACGAGACACTTAAG GAATACTATGCACATGGCTTTCCAAAAAGCCTGCTGCAGTGTTTCATTGAGGAGTGCAATGACCCTATCAATTCAGGATTGTATCAACGACAACACACAGAGACTGATGGCTATGAATGCTCCTTGGTTTCCTGCTTTAATATGTgctgcag TCATGATCCTGACAGGCCAAATGAGCATACGGGGCTTCTGACCAGAACAATATAA
- the LOC112556984 gene encoding mucolipin-3-like isoform X6, giving the protein MTVDGSTPSEAEELENMASVETVSNTFRAINDGGSDRSQAQNGGNQENSWQGHSEGSLPRDYGSTSGGNEKRKCLYTPAMEDALRRRLKFFFMDPCSKFRARRHWPWKLSMQVLKIVIITVQIVIFGGQRSEVVEYFERNHVALKHLLLKGWEPSYETMPYPPATGAFAIYHKNDFFDSIDHAWQQYYNLQNISLTPLSLMRNNGTVDPMTMCWTHNNFVQFSNGSFVVGPGVVHNCTELVPVLSGGEPEYNIQKFLANNNISIEFERLLELKLEFQFGTFHLNLIETHYGPTCYRVAAKIGFTNYERSGQVIIDLDTNIGEMECSGKIMSPEAEEEELSVKKRAVAFDVVVILICLMSLLLCGRSLVRGWSLKRKTEKFFKVRFGKTLDFSDRMEFVNLWYILITVNDVVTIIGSAFKIQLEIRKFSISSENYDLCSIMLGLGGLMAWIGCLRYLGFFKKYNILILTLKTAFPNVLRFSVCALALYFGFMFCGWVILAPYHIKFRHLSTASECLFSLVNGDDMFVTFSATESDNTVVWYFSQVYLYVFVSLFIYCVLSLFIAVIMDTYETLKEYYAHGFPKSLLQCFIEECNDPINSGLYQRQHTETDGYECSLVSCFNMCCSHDPDRPNEHTGLLTRTI; this is encoded by the exons AACTTGAAAACATGGCTAGTGTGGAAACTGTTTCCAACACCTTCCGTGCAATCAATGATGGGGGGTCAGATCGTTCACAGGCTCAGAATGGAGGTAACCAGGAAAACTCATggcagggtcacagtgaaggaTCACTTCCCAGAGATTATGGCAGCACCAGTGGAGGGAATGAAAAGCGCAAGTGTTTATACACCCCAGCAATGGAAGATGCTCTTAGGAGGaggctgaaattttttttcatggatCCTTGCAGCAAGTTCCGTGCACGCCGTCACTGGCCATGGAAGTTGTCAATGCAAGTGCTCAAGATTGTGATTATTACAGTACAG ATTGTGATCTTTGGTGGGCAGAGGTCAGAAGTGGTGGAATATTTTGAACGGAATCATGTTGCCCTCAAGCACTTGCTGCTTAAAGGCTGGGAACCTAGCTATGAAACCATGCCATATCCTCCAGCAACTGGGGCCTTTGCCATCTATCATAAAAATGACTTCTTTGATAGCATTGATCATGCTTGGCAACAG TACTACAACCTTCAGAACATCTCACTGACACCGTTGAGCTTGATGAGAAACAATGGAACAGTAGATCCTATGACCATGTGCTGGACTCACAACAACTTTGTCCAGTTTTCCAATGGCTCTTTTGTTGTGGGACCTGGAGTAGTTCACA actgcaCGGAGCTGGTGCCTGTTCTGAGTGGAGGGGAGCCAGAATATAATATCCAAAAATTTTTAGCTAACAACAACATATCAATTGAGTTTGAAAG GCTGCTGGAATTGAAGCTGGAATTTCAGTTTGGGACCTTTCACCTCAACTTGATAGAAACTCATTATGGACCAACATGCTATAGAGTTGCAGCTAAG ATTGGGTTCACCAACTATGAGCGCAGTGGTCAGGTTATTATAGACCTTGACACAAACATTGGGGAAATGGAGTGCTCAGGGAAGATCATGTCACCTGAAGCAGAAG AAGAGGAACTGTCGGTGAAAAAAAGAGCTGTTGCCTTTGATGTTGTTGTCATCTTGATTTGCCTTATGTCTTTGCTGTTATGTGGTCGATCCTTGGTTCGTGGTTGGAGTCTAAAACGG aaaacagaaaagttctTCAAGGTGCGCTTTGGCAAAACTCTGGACTTCTCCGATCGCATGGAGTTTGTCAATTTGTGGTACATTCTCATCACTGTTAACGATGTCGTCACAATCATTGGCTCAGCATTTAAGATCCAGCTGGAGATTAGA AAATTCAGTATTTCTTCTGAAAACTATGACTTGTGCAGCATTATGCTTGGTCTTGGTGGTCTGATGGCTTGGATTGGCTGTCTCCGTTACCTTGGCTTCTTCAAGAAGTATAAT ATCTTGATTCTGACGTTGAAAACAGCTTTCCCAAATGTTTTACGGTTCAGTGTGTGTGCACTGGCACTTTACTTTGGCTTTATGTTCTGTGGATGGGTTATTTTGGCACCATATCATATCAAG TTCCGCCATCTTAGCACTGCTTCTGAGTGCTTATTTTCTCTGGTGAATGGTGATGACATGTTTGTCACGTTCTCTGCCACTGAGAGTGATAATACAGTTGTCTGGTACTTCTCACAAGTCTACCTCTATGTCTTCGTCTCCCTCTTCATTTACTGTGTCCTGTCCCTGTTTATTGCTGTCATTATGGACACCTACGAGACACTTAAG GAATACTATGCACATGGCTTTCCAAAAAGCCTGCTGCAGTGTTTCATTGAGGAGTGCAATGACCCTATCAATTCAGGATTGTATCAACGACAACACACAGAGACTGATGGCTATGAATGCTCCTTGGTTTCCTGCTTTAATATGTgctgcag TCATGATCCTGACAGGCCAAATGAGCATACGGGGCTTCTGACCAGAACAATATAA
- the LOC112556984 gene encoding mucolipin-3-like isoform X5, with translation MMLAVRIAFAGVAANTEKKLENMASVETVSNTFRAINDGGSDRSQAQNGGNQENSWQGHSEGSLPRDYGSTSGGNEKRKCLYTPAMEDALRRRLKFFFMDPCSKFRARRHWPWKLSMQVLKIVIITVQIVIFGGQRSEVVEYFERNHVALKHLLLKGWEPSYETMPYPPATGAFAIYHKNDFFDSIDHAWQQYYNLQNISLTPLSLMRNNGTVDPMTMCWTHNNFVQFSNGSFVVGPGVVHNCTELVPVLSGGEPEYNIQKFLANNNISIEFERLLELKLEFQFGTFHLNLIETHYGPTCYRVAAKIGFTNYERSGQVIIDLDTNIGEMECSGKIMSPEAEEEELSVKKRAVAFDVVVILICLMSLLLCGRSLVRGWSLKRKTEKFFKVRFGKTLDFSDRMEFVNLWYILITVNDVVTIIGSAFKIQLEIRKFSISSENYDLCSIMLGLGGLMAWIGCLRYLGFFKKYNILILTLKTAFPNVLRFSVCALALYFGFMFCGWVILAPYHIKFRHLSTASECLFSLVNGDDMFVTFSATESDNTVVWYFSQVYLYVFVSLFIYCVLSLFIAVIMDTYETLKEYYAHGFPKSLLQCFIEECNDPINSGLYQRQHTETDGYECSLVSCFNMCCSHDPDRPNEHTGLLTRTI, from the exons AACTTGAAAACATGGCTAGTGTGGAAACTGTTTCCAACACCTTCCGTGCAATCAATGATGGGGGGTCAGATCGTTCACAGGCTCAGAATGGAGGTAACCAGGAAAACTCATggcagggtcacagtgaaggaTCACTTCCCAGAGATTATGGCAGCACCAGTGGAGGGAATGAAAAGCGCAAGTGTTTATACACCCCAGCAATGGAAGATGCTCTTAGGAGGaggctgaaattttttttcatggatCCTTGCAGCAAGTTCCGTGCACGCCGTCACTGGCCATGGAAGTTGTCAATGCAAGTGCTCAAGATTGTGATTATTACAGTACAG ATTGTGATCTTTGGTGGGCAGAGGTCAGAAGTGGTGGAATATTTTGAACGGAATCATGTTGCCCTCAAGCACTTGCTGCTTAAAGGCTGGGAACCTAGCTATGAAACCATGCCATATCCTCCAGCAACTGGGGCCTTTGCCATCTATCATAAAAATGACTTCTTTGATAGCATTGATCATGCTTGGCAACAG TACTACAACCTTCAGAACATCTCACTGACACCGTTGAGCTTGATGAGAAACAATGGAACAGTAGATCCTATGACCATGTGCTGGACTCACAACAACTTTGTCCAGTTTTCCAATGGCTCTTTTGTTGTGGGACCTGGAGTAGTTCACA actgcaCGGAGCTGGTGCCTGTTCTGAGTGGAGGGGAGCCAGAATATAATATCCAAAAATTTTTAGCTAACAACAACATATCAATTGAGTTTGAAAG GCTGCTGGAATTGAAGCTGGAATTTCAGTTTGGGACCTTTCACCTCAACTTGATAGAAACTCATTATGGACCAACATGCTATAGAGTTGCAGCTAAG ATTGGGTTCACCAACTATGAGCGCAGTGGTCAGGTTATTATAGACCTTGACACAAACATTGGGGAAATGGAGTGCTCAGGGAAGATCATGTCACCTGAAGCAGAAG AAGAGGAACTGTCGGTGAAAAAAAGAGCTGTTGCCTTTGATGTTGTTGTCATCTTGATTTGCCTTATGTCTTTGCTGTTATGTGGTCGATCCTTGGTTCGTGGTTGGAGTCTAAAACGG aaaacagaaaagttctTCAAGGTGCGCTTTGGCAAAACTCTGGACTTCTCCGATCGCATGGAGTTTGTCAATTTGTGGTACATTCTCATCACTGTTAACGATGTCGTCACAATCATTGGCTCAGCATTTAAGATCCAGCTGGAGATTAGA AAATTCAGTATTTCTTCTGAAAACTATGACTTGTGCAGCATTATGCTTGGTCTTGGTGGTCTGATGGCTTGGATTGGCTGTCTCCGTTACCTTGGCTTCTTCAAGAAGTATAAT ATCTTGATTCTGACGTTGAAAACAGCTTTCCCAAATGTTTTACGGTTCAGTGTGTGTGCACTGGCACTTTACTTTGGCTTTATGTTCTGTGGATGGGTTATTTTGGCACCATATCATATCAAG TTCCGCCATCTTAGCACTGCTTCTGAGTGCTTATTTTCTCTGGTGAATGGTGATGACATGTTTGTCACGTTCTCTGCCACTGAGAGTGATAATACAGTTGTCTGGTACTTCTCACAAGTCTACCTCTATGTCTTCGTCTCCCTCTTCATTTACTGTGTCCTGTCCCTGTTTATTGCTGTCATTATGGACACCTACGAGACACTTAAG GAATACTATGCACATGGCTTTCCAAAAAGCCTGCTGCAGTGTTTCATTGAGGAGTGCAATGACCCTATCAATTCAGGATTGTATCAACGACAACACACAGAGACTGATGGCTATGAATGCTCCTTGGTTTCCTGCTTTAATATGTgctgcag TCATGATCCTGACAGGCCAAATGAGCATACGGGGCTTCTGACCAGAACAATATAA
- the LOC112556984 gene encoding mucolipin-3-like isoform X3, with translation MTSISTSHIDFKFRIKSAFRAWHCLQKHRELENMASVETVSNTFRAINDGGSDRSQAQNGGNQENSWQGHSEGSLPRDYGSTSGGNEKRKCLYTPAMEDALRRRLKFFFMDPCSKFRARRHWPWKLSMQVLKIVIITVQIVIFGGQRSEVVEYFERNHVALKHLLLKGWEPSYETMPYPPATGAFAIYHKNDFFDSIDHAWQQYYNLQNISLTPLSLMRNNGTVDPMTMCWTHNNFVQFSNGSFVVGPGVVHNCTELVPVLSGGEPEYNIQKFLANNNISIEFERLLELKLEFQFGTFHLNLIETHYGPTCYRVAAKIGFTNYERSGQVIIDLDTNIGEMECSGKIMSPEAEEEELSVKKRAVAFDVVVILICLMSLLLCGRSLVRGWSLKRKTEKFFKVRFGKTLDFSDRMEFVNLWYILITVNDVVTIIGSAFKIQLEIRKFSISSENYDLCSIMLGLGGLMAWIGCLRYLGFFKKYNILILTLKTAFPNVLRFSVCALALYFGFMFCGWVILAPYHIKFRHLSTASECLFSLVNGDDMFVTFSATESDNTVVWYFSQVYLYVFVSLFIYCVLSLFIAVIMDTYETLKEYYAHGFPKSLLQCFIEECNDPINSGLYQRQHTETDGYECSLVSCFNMCCSHDPDRPNEHTGLLTRTI, from the exons AACTTGAAAACATGGCTAGTGTGGAAACTGTTTCCAACACCTTCCGTGCAATCAATGATGGGGGGTCAGATCGTTCACAGGCTCAGAATGGAGGTAACCAGGAAAACTCATggcagggtcacagtgaaggaTCACTTCCCAGAGATTATGGCAGCACCAGTGGAGGGAATGAAAAGCGCAAGTGTTTATACACCCCAGCAATGGAAGATGCTCTTAGGAGGaggctgaaattttttttcatggatCCTTGCAGCAAGTTCCGTGCACGCCGTCACTGGCCATGGAAGTTGTCAATGCAAGTGCTCAAGATTGTGATTATTACAGTACAG ATTGTGATCTTTGGTGGGCAGAGGTCAGAAGTGGTGGAATATTTTGAACGGAATCATGTTGCCCTCAAGCACTTGCTGCTTAAAGGCTGGGAACCTAGCTATGAAACCATGCCATATCCTCCAGCAACTGGGGCCTTTGCCATCTATCATAAAAATGACTTCTTTGATAGCATTGATCATGCTTGGCAACAG TACTACAACCTTCAGAACATCTCACTGACACCGTTGAGCTTGATGAGAAACAATGGAACAGTAGATCCTATGACCATGTGCTGGACTCACAACAACTTTGTCCAGTTTTCCAATGGCTCTTTTGTTGTGGGACCTGGAGTAGTTCACA actgcaCGGAGCTGGTGCCTGTTCTGAGTGGAGGGGAGCCAGAATATAATATCCAAAAATTTTTAGCTAACAACAACATATCAATTGAGTTTGAAAG GCTGCTGGAATTGAAGCTGGAATTTCAGTTTGGGACCTTTCACCTCAACTTGATAGAAACTCATTATGGACCAACATGCTATAGAGTTGCAGCTAAG ATTGGGTTCACCAACTATGAGCGCAGTGGTCAGGTTATTATAGACCTTGACACAAACATTGGGGAAATGGAGTGCTCAGGGAAGATCATGTCACCTGAAGCAGAAG AAGAGGAACTGTCGGTGAAAAAAAGAGCTGTTGCCTTTGATGTTGTTGTCATCTTGATTTGCCTTATGTCTTTGCTGTTATGTGGTCGATCCTTGGTTCGTGGTTGGAGTCTAAAACGG aaaacagaaaagttctTCAAGGTGCGCTTTGGCAAAACTCTGGACTTCTCCGATCGCATGGAGTTTGTCAATTTGTGGTACATTCTCATCACTGTTAACGATGTCGTCACAATCATTGGCTCAGCATTTAAGATCCAGCTGGAGATTAGA AAATTCAGTATTTCTTCTGAAAACTATGACTTGTGCAGCATTATGCTTGGTCTTGGTGGTCTGATGGCTTGGATTGGCTGTCTCCGTTACCTTGGCTTCTTCAAGAAGTATAAT ATCTTGATTCTGACGTTGAAAACAGCTTTCCCAAATGTTTTACGGTTCAGTGTGTGTGCACTGGCACTTTACTTTGGCTTTATGTTCTGTGGATGGGTTATTTTGGCACCATATCATATCAAG TTCCGCCATCTTAGCACTGCTTCTGAGTGCTTATTTTCTCTGGTGAATGGTGATGACATGTTTGTCACGTTCTCTGCCACTGAGAGTGATAATACAGTTGTCTGGTACTTCTCACAAGTCTACCTCTATGTCTTCGTCTCCCTCTTCATTTACTGTGTCCTGTCCCTGTTTATTGCTGTCATTATGGACACCTACGAGACACTTAAG GAATACTATGCACATGGCTTTCCAAAAAGCCTGCTGCAGTGTTTCATTGAGGAGTGCAATGACCCTATCAATTCAGGATTGTATCAACGACAACACACAGAGACTGATGGCTATGAATGCTCCTTGGTTTCCTGCTTTAATATGTgctgcag TCATGATCCTGACAGGCCAAATGAGCATACGGGGCTTCTGACCAGAACAATATAA
- the LOC112556984 gene encoding mucolipin-3-like isoform X2: MRRGLVFSRSSAVYYFCVWRSSCEKGGMTIRRNKSFPSGSQNYDIHKHFPYRLQVQELENMASVETVSNTFRAINDGGSDRSQAQNGGNQENSWQGHSEGSLPRDYGSTSGGNEKRKCLYTPAMEDALRRRLKFFFMDPCSKFRARRHWPWKLSMQVLKIVIITVQIVIFGGQRSEVVEYFERNHVALKHLLLKGWEPSYETMPYPPATGAFAIYHKNDFFDSIDHAWQQYYNLQNISLTPLSLMRNNGTVDPMTMCWTHNNFVQFSNGSFVVGPGVVHNCTELVPVLSGGEPEYNIQKFLANNNISIEFERLLELKLEFQFGTFHLNLIETHYGPTCYRVAAKIGFTNYERSGQVIIDLDTNIGEMECSGKIMSPEAEEEELSVKKRAVAFDVVVILICLMSLLLCGRSLVRGWSLKRKTEKFFKVRFGKTLDFSDRMEFVNLWYILITVNDVVTIIGSAFKIQLEIRKFSISSENYDLCSIMLGLGGLMAWIGCLRYLGFFKKYNILILTLKTAFPNVLRFSVCALALYFGFMFCGWVILAPYHIKFRHLSTASECLFSLVNGDDMFVTFSATESDNTVVWYFSQVYLYVFVSLFIYCVLSLFIAVIMDTYETLKEYYAHGFPKSLLQCFIEECNDPINSGLYQRQHTETDGYECSLVSCFNMCCSHDPDRPNEHTGLLTRTI, encoded by the exons AACTTGAAAACATGGCTAGTGTGGAAACTGTTTCCAACACCTTCCGTGCAATCAATGATGGGGGGTCAGATCGTTCACAGGCTCAGAATGGAGGTAACCAGGAAAACTCATggcagggtcacagtgaaggaTCACTTCCCAGAGATTATGGCAGCACCAGTGGAGGGAATGAAAAGCGCAAGTGTTTATACACCCCAGCAATGGAAGATGCTCTTAGGAGGaggctgaaattttttttcatggatCCTTGCAGCAAGTTCCGTGCACGCCGTCACTGGCCATGGAAGTTGTCAATGCAAGTGCTCAAGATTGTGATTATTACAGTACAG ATTGTGATCTTTGGTGGGCAGAGGTCAGAAGTGGTGGAATATTTTGAACGGAATCATGTTGCCCTCAAGCACTTGCTGCTTAAAGGCTGGGAACCTAGCTATGAAACCATGCCATATCCTCCAGCAACTGGGGCCTTTGCCATCTATCATAAAAATGACTTCTTTGATAGCATTGATCATGCTTGGCAACAG TACTACAACCTTCAGAACATCTCACTGACACCGTTGAGCTTGATGAGAAACAATGGAACAGTAGATCCTATGACCATGTGCTGGACTCACAACAACTTTGTCCAGTTTTCCAATGGCTCTTTTGTTGTGGGACCTGGAGTAGTTCACA actgcaCGGAGCTGGTGCCTGTTCTGAGTGGAGGGGAGCCAGAATATAATATCCAAAAATTTTTAGCTAACAACAACATATCAATTGAGTTTGAAAG GCTGCTGGAATTGAAGCTGGAATTTCAGTTTGGGACCTTTCACCTCAACTTGATAGAAACTCATTATGGACCAACATGCTATAGAGTTGCAGCTAAG ATTGGGTTCACCAACTATGAGCGCAGTGGTCAGGTTATTATAGACCTTGACACAAACATTGGGGAAATGGAGTGCTCAGGGAAGATCATGTCACCTGAAGCAGAAG AAGAGGAACTGTCGGTGAAAAAAAGAGCTGTTGCCTTTGATGTTGTTGTCATCTTGATTTGCCTTATGTCTTTGCTGTTATGTGGTCGATCCTTGGTTCGTGGTTGGAGTCTAAAACGG aaaacagaaaagttctTCAAGGTGCGCTTTGGCAAAACTCTGGACTTCTCCGATCGCATGGAGTTTGTCAATTTGTGGTACATTCTCATCACTGTTAACGATGTCGTCACAATCATTGGCTCAGCATTTAAGATCCAGCTGGAGATTAGA AAATTCAGTATTTCTTCTGAAAACTATGACTTGTGCAGCATTATGCTTGGTCTTGGTGGTCTGATGGCTTGGATTGGCTGTCTCCGTTACCTTGGCTTCTTCAAGAAGTATAAT ATCTTGATTCTGACGTTGAAAACAGCTTTCCCAAATGTTTTACGGTTCAGTGTGTGTGCACTGGCACTTTACTTTGGCTTTATGTTCTGTGGATGGGTTATTTTGGCACCATATCATATCAAG TTCCGCCATCTTAGCACTGCTTCTGAGTGCTTATTTTCTCTGGTGAATGGTGATGACATGTTTGTCACGTTCTCTGCCACTGAGAGTGATAATACAGTTGTCTGGTACTTCTCACAAGTCTACCTCTATGTCTTCGTCTCCCTCTTCATTTACTGTGTCCTGTCCCTGTTTATTGCTGTCATTATGGACACCTACGAGACACTTAAG GAATACTATGCACATGGCTTTCCAAAAAGCCTGCTGCAGTGTTTCATTGAGGAGTGCAATGACCCTATCAATTCAGGATTGTATCAACGACAACACACAGAGACTGATGGCTATGAATGCTCCTTGGTTTCCTGCTTTAATATGTgctgcag TCATGATCCTGACAGGCCAAATGAGCATACGGGGCTTCTGACCAGAACAATATAA
- the LOC112556985 gene encoding uncharacterized protein LOC112556985 yields MKFISSLAVVLAIAMTTQGCPFFMSLDEANNCVFDPLRALSSNREDIEGLKREKREVDTDPQQGLRREKRQVGSNCPFCADGVVMLYPDWTDTTCSSFFFALGASTLDTAAMQQDLIFNPTTKACEPIINPSNVCFYRSFVS; encoded by the exons ATGAAGTTTATATCGAGCCTAGCTGTAG TCCTGGCCATTGCCATGACTACACAGGGCTGTCCCTTCTTCATGTCTCTGGATGAGGCCAACAACTGCGTCTTTGATCCCTTGCGGGCTTTGAGCAGCAACCGTGAAG ATATCGAAGgtttaaaaagagagaagcgGGAAGTGGACACTG ATCCCCAACAAGGGTTAAGAAGAGAGAAGCGGCAAGTGGGATCTA ACTGCCCGTTCTGTGCCGATGGTGTTGTGATGCTGTACCCTGACTGGACTGACACAAcctgctcttctttcttttttgctttgggGGCGTCAACACTAGATACAGCTGCGATGCAACAAGACCTTATCTTCAACCCCACAACCAAAGCATGCGAACCCATCATAAACCCTTCCAACGTATGTTTTTACCGCTCCTTCGTCTCTTAA